Proteins from a single region of Lelliottia sp. JS-SCA-14:
- the artJ gene encoding arginine ABC transporter substrate-binding protein ArtJ, producing the protein MKKLVLAALLATFAAGATAADKINFGVSATYPPFESLDASNQIVGFDIDLAKALCKQMQADCTFTNHAFDSLIPSLKFKKYDAVISGMDITPERSKQVSFTDPYYANSAVVIAKKGAFSSFEQLKGKRIGMENGTTHQKYLQDKHPEVKTVAYDSYQNAIIDLKNGRIDGVFGDTAVVNEWLKTNPQLGTATEKVTDAQYFGTGLGIAVRPDNKALLEKLNGALKAIKTDGTYQKISDQWFPQ; encoded by the coding sequence ATGAAAAAGTTAGTTCTGGCTGCATTACTGGCAACCTTCGCCGCAGGCGCTACGGCCGCTGATAAAATCAATTTCGGCGTTTCAGCCACTTACCCACCGTTCGAATCGCTGGATGCCAGCAACCAGATCGTCGGTTTTGATATCGATCTCGCCAAAGCGCTGTGCAAACAGATGCAGGCCGACTGTACCTTCACCAACCACGCGTTCGACAGCCTGATCCCGTCTCTGAAATTCAAAAAATACGACGCGGTGATTTCCGGAATGGACATCACGCCAGAGCGCAGCAAGCAGGTCTCCTTTACCGACCCGTACTACGCCAACTCGGCGGTGGTGATTGCGAAGAAAGGGGCGTTCAGCTCTTTTGAGCAGCTGAAAGGCAAACGCATCGGCATGGAAAACGGCACCACGCACCAGAAATACCTGCAGGATAAGCATCCGGAAGTGAAAACCGTGGCGTATGACAGCTACCAGAACGCGATCATCGACCTGAAAAATGGCCGTATCGATGGCGTGTTTGGCGACACGGCGGTGGTGAACGAGTGGCTGAAAACCAATCCGCAGCTGGGTACGGCGACGGAGAAAGTGACCGACGCACAGTATTTCGGCACCGGTCTGGGTATCGCGGTTCGTCCGGATAATAAAGCGTTGCTGGAAAAACTGAACGGCGCGCTGAAAGCGATCAAAACCGACGGGACGTATCAGAAAATTAGCGACCAGTGGTTCCCGCAGTAA
- the artM gene encoding arginine ABC transporter permease ArtM, which produces MLEYLPELMKGLHTSLTLTVASIVVALILALFFTIVLTLKTPVLVWVVRAYITLFTGTPLLVQIFLIYYGPGQFPSLQNYPVIWHLLSEPWLCALIALSLNSAAYTTQLFYGAIRAIPEGQWQSCGALGMSKKDTLAILLPYAFKRALSSYSNEVVLVFKSTSLAYTITLMEVMGHGQLLYGRTYDVMVFGAAGLVYLVVNGLLTLLMRLIESKALAFERRN; this is translated from the coding sequence ATGCTTGAGTATTTACCGGAGCTGATGAAAGGGCTGCACACCAGCCTGACGCTGACCGTGGCGTCCATCGTGGTGGCTCTGATTCTGGCACTCTTTTTCACCATCGTTCTGACGCTGAAAACGCCGGTGCTGGTATGGGTGGTTCGCGCCTATATCACCCTGTTTACCGGCACGCCGCTGCTGGTGCAGATCTTCCTGATTTACTACGGGCCGGGCCAGTTCCCGTCGCTGCAGAACTATCCGGTCATCTGGCATCTGCTGTCTGAACCGTGGCTGTGCGCCCTGATTGCGCTCTCCCTGAACAGTGCTGCCTATACCACTCAGCTGTTCTACGGTGCGATTCGCGCTATTCCGGAAGGACAATGGCAGTCCTGCGGTGCGCTGGGGATGAGCAAGAAAGACACCCTGGCGATCCTGCTGCCGTATGCCTTTAAACGCGCGCTCTCTTCGTATTCCAACGAAGTGGTGCTGGTGTTTAAAAGTACCTCTCTGGCCTACACCATTACGCTGATGGAAGTGATGGGCCACGGGCAGCTGCTCTACGGACGCACCTATGACGTGATGGTCTTCGGCGCGGCGGGTCTGGTTTATCTGGTGGTGAACGGCCTGCTGACGCTGCTGATGCGCCTCATTGAGAGCAAAGCGCTGGCCTTCGAACGCCGCAACTAA
- the artQ gene encoding arginine ABC transporter permease ArtQ, whose protein sequence is MNELFPLASAAGMTVGLAVCALIIGLVLAMFFAVWESAKWRPVAWAGSGLVTVLRGLPEILVVLFIYFGSSQLLLMLSDGFTINLGFAQIPVQMQIENFDVSPFLCGVIALSLLYSAYASQTLRGALKAVPVGQWESGQALGLSKAAIFFRLVMPQMWRHALPGLGNQWLVLLKDTALVSLISVNDLMLQTKSIATRTQEPFTWYIVAAAIYLVITLLSQYVLKRIDLRATRFERRPG, encoded by the coding sequence ATGAACGAACTTTTTCCATTAGCAAGCGCCGCCGGGATGACCGTCGGCCTTGCCGTTTGCGCACTCATTATCGGCCTGGTGCTGGCGATGTTCTTTGCGGTGTGGGAGTCAGCCAAATGGCGCCCGGTCGCATGGGCAGGCTCGGGGCTGGTGACCGTTCTGCGCGGACTGCCGGAAATCCTGGTGGTCCTGTTTATCTATTTCGGCTCGTCACAGCTGCTGCTGATGCTGTCGGACGGCTTCACGATTAATCTCGGCTTTGCGCAGATCCCGGTGCAGATGCAGATCGAGAACTTCGACGTCAGCCCGTTCCTGTGCGGCGTGATCGCCCTTTCCCTGCTCTATTCCGCCTATGCGTCCCAGACGCTGCGCGGCGCGCTGAAAGCGGTGCCGGTCGGCCAGTGGGAATCCGGCCAGGCGCTGGGGTTATCGAAAGCGGCGATTTTCTTCCGCCTGGTGATGCCGCAGATGTGGCGTCATGCCCTGCCAGGGCTGGGCAATCAGTGGCTGGTGCTGCTGAAAGATACCGCGCTGGTCAGCCTGATCAGCGTCAACGATTTAATGCTGCAAACCAAAAGCATCGCCACCCGCACCCAGGAGCCTTTCACCTGGTATATCGTTGCGGCGGCTATCTACCTGGTGATCACGTTGCTGAGCCAGTACGTTCTTAAACGTATTGACCTGCGCGCAACGCGTTTTGAACGGAGACCTGGCTGA
- the artI gene encoding arginine ABC transporter substrate-binding protein ArtI: MKKVLIAALLASVSLSASAAQTIRFAMEASYPPFESMDASNKIVGFDVDLANALCKEIDATCTFTNQAFDSLIPSLKFRRFDAVISGMDITPEREKQVLFTQPYYENSALFVGQKGKIADIAALKGKKVGMQNGSTHQKFITDKHPEITVVPYDSYMNAKLDMQNGRIDAVFGDTAVVTEWLKAEPKLAAIGDKVTDKDYFGTGLGIAVRQGNTDLQQKLNTALDKVKKDGTYQTIYSKWFQK; the protein is encoded by the coding sequence ATGAAAAAAGTACTGATAGCCGCCCTGCTTGCTAGCGTCAGCCTTTCCGCTTCCGCCGCACAGACCATTCGTTTCGCCATGGAAGCCTCGTATCCTCCGTTTGAATCCATGGACGCCAGCAATAAGATCGTCGGCTTCGACGTGGATCTGGCCAACGCCCTGTGCAAAGAGATCGACGCCACCTGTACCTTCACCAACCAGGCGTTCGACAGCCTGATCCCAAGCCTGAAGTTCCGTCGTTTTGACGCGGTGATTTCCGGTATGGACATCACCCCAGAGCGTGAAAAGCAGGTTCTGTTCACCCAGCCGTACTATGAAAACTCTGCCCTGTTCGTCGGCCAGAAAGGCAAAATTGCCGATATCGCCGCGCTGAAAGGCAAAAAAGTCGGGATGCAGAACGGCTCCACGCACCAGAAATTCATCACCGATAAGCACCCGGAAATCACCGTTGTGCCTTACGACAGCTACATGAACGCCAAGCTGGATATGCAGAATGGCCGTATTGATGCGGTATTCGGGGACACTGCCGTGGTAACCGAGTGGCTGAAAGCAGAGCCGAAACTGGCCGCTATCGGCGATAAAGTGACGGACAAAGATTACTTCGGTACGGGTCTTGGCATCGCCGTTCGTCAGGGCAACACCGACCTGCAGCAGAAACTCAATACTGCGCTGGATAAAGTGAAAAAAGACGGTACTTACCAGACCATCTATTCCAAATGGTTCCAGAAGTAA
- the artP gene encoding arginine ABC transporter ATP-binding protein ArtP, with protein MSIQLNGINCFYGAHQALFDITLNCPEGETLVLLGPSGAGKSSLLRVLNLLEMPRSGQLDIAGNHFDFTKAPSDKAIRSLRQNVGMVFQQYNLWPHLTVQQNLIEAPCRVLGLSKERALARAEKLLERLRLKPYSDRYPLHLSGGQQQRVAIARALMMEPQVLLFDEPTAALDPEITAQIVSIIRELAETNITQVIVTHEVEVARKTASRVVYMENGHIVEQGDASCFTAPQTDAFKNYLSH; from the coding sequence ATGAGTATTCAACTAAACGGCATTAACTGCTTCTACGGCGCACACCAGGCGCTGTTCGACATCACGCTGAACTGCCCAGAGGGCGAAACGCTGGTTTTGCTTGGCCCAAGCGGCGCAGGTAAAAGCTCACTGCTGCGCGTCCTCAATCTGCTTGAAATGCCACGTTCCGGCCAGCTCGATATCGCCGGGAATCATTTCGATTTCACCAAAGCCCCTTCCGATAAAGCGATCCGCTCTCTTCGTCAGAACGTCGGCATGGTGTTTCAGCAATACAATCTCTGGCCGCACCTCACCGTGCAGCAAAACCTGATCGAAGCGCCCTGCCGCGTGCTGGGGTTAAGCAAAGAAAGGGCCCTCGCCCGTGCGGAAAAACTGCTCGAACGTCTGCGCTTAAAACCCTACAGCGATCGCTATCCGCTGCACCTCTCCGGCGGTCAGCAGCAGCGTGTTGCCATTGCCCGCGCGCTGATGATGGAGCCGCAGGTGCTGCTGTTTGATGAGCCGACCGCCGCGCTGGACCCGGAAATTACCGCCCAGATCGTCAGCATTATCCGCGAGCTGGCCGAAACCAATATCACCCAGGTGATCGTCACCCATGAAGTGGAAGTGGCGCGCAAAACCGCCAGCCGCGTGGTGTACATGGAAAACGGTCATATTGTTGAACAAGGTGATGCGAGCTGCTTTACCGCCCCGCAAACCGACGCCTTTAAAAACTATTTATCTCACTGA
- a CDS encoding lipoprotein: MRYSALTLLVPCALLLSACTTTVTPAFKDIGTRSGPCIDGGPDTVAQQFYDYRISHKSSDLTALRPYLSDNLAKLLNDASRDPQHNALLKSDPFSSRTTLPDSAEVSSASTIPNTDARNIPLRVKLTQGSQTWQDEVLMIREGQCWAIDDVRYIGGSVHAPAGTLRQSIENR; this comes from the coding sequence ATGCGCTATTCTGCTTTGACGCTTTTAGTGCCGTGCGCGCTGCTGCTCAGCGCCTGCACCACCACGGTCACCCCTGCTTTTAAGGATATCGGGACACGCAGCGGTCCGTGCATTGACGGCGGCCCTGACACCGTGGCTCAACAGTTCTACGATTACCGTATTTCCCACAAGAGCAGCGATCTCACCGCCCTGCGCCCGTACCTGAGTGATAATCTGGCGAAACTGCTGAACGACGCTTCACGCGATCCGCAGCATAACGCGCTGCTCAAATCCGATCCGTTCTCCAGCCGTACCACGCTGCCTGACAGCGCCGAGGTTTCCAGCGCTTCCACCATCCCGAACACCGACGCACGCAACATTCCGCTGCGGGTCAAACTGACCCAGGGCAGCCAGACCTGGCAGGATGAAGTGCTGATGATCCGCGAGGGCCAGTGCTGGGCCATCGACGACGTGCGTTACATCGGCGGCAGCGTCCACGCCCCTGCCGGTACGCTTCGCCAGTCGATCGAGAATCGTTAG
- a CDS encoding heavy metal-binding domain-containing protein, which translates to MQFSTTPTLEGQPIVEYCGVVTGEAILGANIFRDFFAGIRDIVGGRSGAYEKELRKAREIAFKELGEQAKALGADAVVGIDIDYETVGKDASMLMVSVSGTAVKTRR; encoded by the coding sequence ATGCAATTTTCCACAACCCCGACGCTGGAAGGACAACCGATTGTCGAGTATTGCGGCGTCGTGACCGGTGAAGCCATTCTTGGCGCGAATATATTCCGCGACTTTTTCGCCGGGATCCGCGATATCGTCGGCGGTCGTTCCGGAGCCTATGAGAAAGAGCTGCGCAAGGCGCGCGAAATCGCCTTTAAAGAGCTGGGCGAGCAGGCCAAAGCGCTGGGCGCGGATGCGGTCGTTGGCATTGATATCGACTACGAAACCGTCGGGAAAGACGCCAGCATGCTGATGGTGAGCGTCAGCGGGACGGCGGTGAAAACGCGCCGATGA
- a CDS encoding N-acetylmuramoyl-L-alanine amidase gives MKRVLSTLLLALLLAGCAEKGIIDKGAYELDTRHQAQAAYPRIKVLVIHYTADDFDSSLATLTDKNVSSHYLIPANPPQPSGKPRIWQLVPEKELAWHAGISFWRGTNRINDTSIGIELENRGWQKSNGEKTFTPFEPAQIAALIPLAKDIIARYNIKPENVVAHSDIAPQRKDDPGPLFPWQMLAQQGIGAWPDPARVTFYLNGKSKYEPVDTAALLDLLMRYGYEVPDNSTAAQQKRVIMVFQMHYRPELWNGIADAETLAIARALLEKYGQG, from the coding sequence ATGAAACGCGTATTATCGACACTCCTGCTGGCGCTGTTGCTGGCAGGCTGTGCGGAGAAAGGGATTATCGATAAAGGGGCCTATGAGCTGGACACCCGCCATCAGGCGCAGGCCGCGTATCCGCGCATTAAAGTGCTGGTGATCCACTATACCGCCGATGATTTTGACAGCTCGCTGGCGACGCTCACGGACAAAAACGTCAGCTCCCACTATCTCATCCCCGCGAATCCCCCTCAGCCATCGGGCAAGCCGCGCATCTGGCAGCTGGTGCCGGAGAAAGAGTTAGCCTGGCACGCGGGGATCAGTTTCTGGCGCGGGACCAACCGCATCAACGATACCTCGATTGGCATCGAGCTCGAAAACCGCGGCTGGCAAAAATCGAACGGCGAGAAAACCTTTACCCCGTTTGAACCGGCGCAAATCGCGGCGCTGATCCCTCTCGCCAAAGACATTATCGCCCGCTACAACATCAAGCCCGAGAACGTGGTGGCCCATTCGGATATCGCCCCCCAGCGCAAAGACGATCCCGGCCCGCTGTTCCCATGGCAGATGCTGGCCCAGCAGGGCATCGGTGCCTGGCCCGATCCCGCGCGCGTGACCTTTTATCTCAACGGAAAGTCGAAGTATGAGCCCGTCGATACGGCAGCGCTGCTCGATCTGCTGATGCGCTACGGTTACGAAGTGCCGGATAACAGCACCGCGGCGCAGCAAAAGCGGGTGATTATGGTCTTCCAGATGCACTACCGTCCCGAGCTCTGGAACGGTATTGCCGATGCTGAAACGCTGGCGATTGCTAGAGCGTTGTTAGAGAAGTACGGGCAGGGGTAA
- a CDS encoding NAD-dependent epimerase/dehydratase family protein, whose translation MKVLVTGATSGLGRNAVEFLRQKGISVRATGRNEAMGKLLQKMGAEFIHADLTELVSSQAKAMLAGIDTLWHCSSFTSPWGTQQAFDLANVRATRRLGEWAVAWGVRNFVHISSPSLYFDYHHHRDIQEDFRPARFACEFARSKAASEEVIDLLAQSNPHTRFTVLRPQSLFGPHDKVFIPRLAQMMHHYGSVLLPRGGDALVDMTYYENAVHAMWLASQTECDHLVSGRAYNITNGEPQTLRSIVQRLIDELNIHCRIRSVPYPMLDMIARSMERFGNKSAKEPALTHYGVSKLNFDFTLDTTRAETELGYQPIVTLDEGIVRTAAWLRDHGKLHR comes from the coding sequence ATGAAGGTACTGGTTACCGGCGCCACCAGCGGCTTAGGTCGAAATGCGGTCGAGTTTTTGCGTCAGAAAGGCATCAGCGTCAGAGCTACCGGTCGTAACGAAGCGATGGGTAAACTCCTGCAAAAAATGGGCGCGGAATTTATCCACGCCGATCTGACGGAGCTGGTTTCCTCGCAAGCCAAAGCCATGCTCGCCGGTATCGACACACTGTGGCACTGCTCCAGCTTTACCTCGCCGTGGGGAACGCAGCAGGCGTTCGACCTGGCCAACGTTCGCGCCACCCGCCGACTCGGCGAATGGGCCGTGGCCTGGGGCGTGCGCAACTTCGTGCATATCTCCTCCCCGTCGCTCTATTTTGACTATCACCACCATCGCGATATTCAGGAAGATTTCCGCCCGGCGCGTTTCGCCTGTGAGTTCGCGCGCAGCAAAGCGGCCAGCGAAGAGGTGATCGATCTGCTGGCGCAATCCAACCCGCACACCCGCTTTACCGTTCTGCGTCCGCAGAGCCTGTTTGGGCCGCACGACAAAGTGTTTATCCCGCGCCTGGCGCAGATGATGCACCACTACGGCAGCGTGCTGTTGCCGCGCGGCGGCGATGCGCTGGTGGATATGACCTACTACGAAAACGCGGTGCACGCGATGTGGCTGGCGAGCCAGACCGAGTGCGATCACCTGGTCTCCGGTCGCGCCTACAACATCACCAACGGCGAACCGCAAACGTTGCGCAGTATCGTCCAGCGCCTGATCGATGAGCTGAACATCCACTGCCGCATTCGTTCTGTGCCCTACCCGATGCTGGATATGATCGCCCGCAGCATGGAACGTTTTGGCAATAAATCGGCGAAAGAACCGGCCCTGACGCACTACGGCGTGTCAAAGCTGAACTTCGATTTTACGCTGGACACCACGCGCGCCGAGACCGAGCTGGGCTATCAGCCGATCGTAACCCTCGATGAAGGGATTGTGCGCACGGCGGCGTGGCTGCGGGATCACGGCAAGCTGCACCGCTAA
- a CDS encoding SDR family oxidoreductase translates to MSQRILVLGASGYIGQHLTTALSQHGHQVLAAARNVERLQKLNLPNVTCHAVDLNWPKELPALLEGVDTLYYLVHSMGEGGDFIAHERQVALNVRDALLQTPVKQIIFLSSLQAPENEQSDHLRARQLTGEMLRSAEIPVTELRAGIIVGAGSAAFEVMRDMVYNLPVLTPPRWVRSRTTPIALENLLHYLVELLNHPTQTHRVLEAAGPEVLSYQEQFEHFMTVSGRRRWLVPIPFPTRWISVWFLNVITSVPPTTAKALIQGLKHDLLADDRELRALIPQDLTRFDDAVRHTLKEEEELMNSSDWGYDAQAFARWRPEYGYYPKQAGCTVKTTASLAALWEVINQIGGKERYFFGNILWDTRGMMDLLVGHKLAKGRPAHPYLQTGDAVDSWKVIIVEPEKQLALLFGMKAPGLGRLCFTLKDKGDHRELDVRAWWHPHGMPGLFYWLFMIPAHLFIFRGMAKRIAHLAEGMTEKV, encoded by the coding sequence GTGTCGCAACGAATTCTGGTGCTCGGCGCCAGCGGGTATATCGGTCAACATCTGACGACAGCGCTCAGCCAGCACGGTCATCAGGTGCTGGCGGCGGCACGTAATGTGGAACGCCTGCAAAAACTTAATCTGCCCAACGTCACCTGCCACGCGGTGGATCTCAACTGGCCGAAGGAGCTGCCCGCGCTGCTGGAAGGCGTCGATACGCTCTATTATCTGGTGCACAGCATGGGCGAAGGCGGTGACTTTATCGCCCATGAGCGCCAGGTGGCGCTGAACGTGCGCGATGCGCTGCTCCAGACGCCGGTGAAGCAGATTATTTTCCTCAGCTCACTCCAGGCACCAGAAAACGAACAGTCCGACCATCTGCGCGCCCGTCAGCTGACGGGCGAAATGCTGCGCAGCGCGGAGATCCCGGTGACGGAACTGCGGGCGGGCATTATCGTCGGCGCCGGTTCCGCGGCCTTCGAAGTGATGCGCGATATGGTCTACAACCTGCCGGTGCTCACGCCGCCTCGTTGGGTGCGTTCGCGCACCACGCCGATTGCGCTGGAAAACCTGCTGCACTATCTGGTGGAACTGCTGAATCATCCCACACAAACCCATCGCGTGCTGGAAGCGGCCGGGCCGGAAGTCCTCAGCTATCAGGAGCAGTTCGAACACTTCATGACCGTCAGCGGCCGTCGTCGCTGGCTGGTACCCATCCCCTTCCCCACCCGCTGGATTTCGGTGTGGTTCCTGAACGTGATCACTTCGGTTCCCCCGACCACCGCCAAGGCGCTGATCCAGGGGCTGAAGCACGATCTGCTGGCCGACGACCGCGAACTGCGGGCGCTGATTCCGCAGGATCTGACCCGCTTTGACGACGCGGTGCGCCACACCCTCAAAGAGGAAGAGGAGCTGATGAACTCCAGCGACTGGGGATATGACGCTCAGGCCTTTGCCCGCTGGCGACCGGAGTATGGCTACTATCCGAAGCAGGCCGGTTGCACGGTGAAAACCACCGCCAGCCTCGCCGCGCTGTGGGAAGTCATTAACCAGATCGGCGGCAAAGAGCGCTATTTCTTTGGCAACATTCTCTGGGACACGCGCGGGATGATGGATCTGCTGGTCGGGCATAAGCTGGCAAAAGGCCGCCCTGCGCACCCGTATTTACAGACCGGTGACGCCGTCGATAGCTGGAAGGTGATCATCGTCGAGCCGGAAAAACAGCTGGCGCTGCTGTTCGGTATGAAAGCCCCCGGCCTGGGTCGTCTATGCTTTACGTTGAAGGACAAAGGCGATCACCGCGAGCTGGACGTTCGCGCCTGGTGGCACCCGCACGGCATGCCGGGGCTGTTCTACTGGCTGTTTATGATCCCGGCGCATCTGTTCATCTTCCGGGGTATGGCGAAGCGTATTGCGCATCTTGCAGAAGGAATGACGGAAAAAGTCTGA
- the ltaE gene encoding low-specificity L-threonine aldolase, whose protein sequence is MIDLRSDTVTRPSRAMLEEMMAAPVGDDVYGDDPTVNELQRYAVELSGKEAALFLPTGTQANLVALLSHCERGEEYIVGQGAHNYLYEAGGAAVLGSIQPQPIDAAADGSLPLDKVAAKIKADDIHFARTKLLSLENTHNGKVLPREYLKAAWEFTHERKLGLHVDGARIFNAVVEYGCELKEITQYCDSFTICLSKGLGTPVGSLLVGNADYIKRANRWRKMTGGGMRQAGILAAAGLYALKNNVARLKEDHDNAAWMATQLREIGADVMRHDTNMLFVRVGEENAAALGEYMKAHGVLMNASPIVRLVMHLDVSREQLAEVVKHWQAFLQR, encoded by the coding sequence ATGATTGATTTACGCAGTGATACCGTTACCCGTCCGAGTCGCGCCATGCTCGAAGAGATGATGGCCGCCCCGGTCGGGGATGACGTTTACGGTGACGATCCCACCGTCAATGAACTCCAGCGCTACGCCGTCGAATTAAGCGGTAAAGAGGCGGCGCTGTTCCTGCCGACAGGCACTCAGGCTAACCTGGTGGCGCTGCTCAGCCACTGCGAGCGCGGCGAAGAGTATATCGTCGGCCAGGGCGCGCATAACTATCTGTACGAAGCCGGTGGCGCGGCGGTGCTCGGCAGCATTCAGCCGCAGCCTATCGACGCCGCCGCTGACGGCTCCCTGCCGCTCGATAAAGTGGCGGCCAAAATCAAAGCCGACGATATCCACTTTGCCCGCACCAAACTCCTGAGTCTGGAAAATACCCACAACGGCAAAGTGCTGCCGCGCGAGTATCTCAAAGCCGCGTGGGAATTCACCCACGAGCGCAAACTGGGCCTGCACGTCGACGGGGCGCGTATCTTTAACGCCGTGGTGGAGTATGGCTGCGAGCTGAAAGAGATCACTCAGTACTGCGATTCGTTCACCATCTGCCTGTCGAAAGGGCTGGGGACGCCGGTCGGCTCCCTGCTGGTCGGGAACGCGGACTACATTAAGCGCGCTAACCGCTGGCGTAAAATGACCGGCGGCGGAATGCGTCAGGCCGGGATTCTGGCGGCGGCCGGGCTGTACGCCCTGAAAAATAACGTCGCTCGTCTGAAAGAAGATCACGACAACGCCGCCTGGATGGCGACGCAGCTGCGCGAGATCGGCGCGGATGTGATGCGTCACGACACCAATATGCTGTTCGTTCGCGTCGGCGAAGAGAATGCGGCGGCGCTGGGCGAGTATATGAAAGCCCACGGCGTGCTGATGAACGCCTCACCGATTGTGCGTCTGGTAATGCACCTCGATGTGAGCCGCGAGCAGCTGGCGGAAGTGGTCAAACACTGGCAGGCCTTTTTACAGCGTTAA
- the poxB gene encoding ubiquinone-dependent pyruvate dehydrogenase: MKQTVAAYVAKTLEQAGVKRIWGVTGDSLNGLSDSLNRMGTIDWMPTRHEEVAAFAAGAEAQLTGELAVCAGSCGPGNLHLINGLFDCHRNHVPVLAIAAHIPSSEIGSGYFQETHPQELFRECSHYCELVSTPEQIPQVMAIAMRKAILNRGVSVVVLPGDVALKAAPEGASTHWYQAPQPVVTPAEEELKKLAQLLRYSSNIALLCGSGCAGAHKELVEFAGKIKAPIVHALRGKEHVEYDNPYDVGMTGLIGFSSGFHTMMNADTLVLLGTQFPYRAFYPNDAKIIQIDINPGSIGAHSKVDMALIGDIKSTLAALLPHLEEKTDRKFLDKALSDYRDARKGLDDLAKPSEKAIHPQYLAQQISHFASDDAIFTCDVGTPTVWAARYLKMNGKRRLIGSFNHGSMANAMPQALGAQATAPERQVVAMCGDGGFSMLMGDFLSVVQMKLPLKIVVFNNSVLGFVAMEMKAGGYLTDGTELHDTNFAKIAEACGITGIRVEKASEVDEALQRAFSIDGPVLVDVVVAKEELAIPPQIKLEQAKGFSLYMLRAIISGRGDEVIELAKTNWLR, from the coding sequence ATGAAACAGACCGTAGCGGCCTACGTAGCAAAAACCCTGGAACAGGCGGGCGTCAAACGCATCTGGGGCGTCACCGGCGATTCCCTCAATGGCTTAAGCGACAGCCTCAACCGAATGGGCACCATCGACTGGATGCCGACGCGTCACGAAGAGGTGGCGGCCTTTGCCGCAGGCGCAGAAGCGCAGCTGACAGGCGAGCTGGCGGTGTGCGCAGGATCCTGCGGGCCAGGCAACCTGCATCTGATTAACGGTCTTTTCGACTGCCATCGCAACCACGTTCCGGTGCTGGCGATTGCGGCGCATATTCCGTCGAGCGAAATCGGCAGCGGCTATTTTCAGGAGACGCATCCCCAGGAGCTGTTCCGTGAATGTAGCCACTACTGCGAGCTGGTCTCCACGCCGGAGCAGATCCCGCAGGTGATGGCGATCGCCATGCGCAAAGCGATCCTCAACCGCGGCGTATCGGTGGTGGTCCTGCCGGGCGACGTGGCGCTCAAAGCCGCGCCAGAAGGGGCCAGTACGCACTGGTATCAGGCTCCGCAGCCGGTCGTCACACCGGCGGAAGAGGAGCTGAAAAAACTGGCGCAACTCCTGCGCTACTCCAGCAATATCGCCCTGCTGTGCGGCAGCGGCTGTGCGGGGGCGCATAAAGAGTTAGTCGAATTTGCCGGAAAAATTAAAGCGCCGATTGTTCACGCCCTGCGCGGCAAAGAGCATGTGGAATACGACAACCCTTACGATGTCGGCATGACCGGCCTGATTGGCTTCTCGTCCGGGTTCCACACCATGATGAACGCCGACACCCTGGTGTTGCTCGGCACCCAGTTCCCCTATCGCGCGTTCTATCCAAACGATGCCAAAATCATCCAAATCGATATCAACCCCGGCAGCATCGGCGCGCACAGCAAGGTCGATATGGCGCTGATCGGGGATATCAAATCGACGCTGGCCGCCCTGCTCCCGCATCTGGAGGAGAAAACCGATCGCAAGTTCCTCGACAAGGCACTGAGCGACTATCGCGACGCGCGCAAAGGGCTGGACGATCTCGCCAAACCGAGCGAAAAAGCCATACACCCGCAGTACCTCGCGCAGCAGATCAGCCATTTCGCCTCTGATGACGCCATCTTTACCTGCGATGTCGGCACGCCGACCGTCTGGGCGGCGCGCTATCTGAAAATGAACGGCAAACGCCGCCTGATTGGCTCCTTCAACCACGGCTCGATGGCCAACGCCATGCCGCAGGCGCTGGGTGCGCAAGCCACCGCGCCGGAACGTCAGGTGGTGGCGATGTGCGGTGACGGCGGGTTTAGCATGCTGATGGGCGATTTCCTGTCGGTGGTGCAGATGAAACTTCCGCTCAAAATCGTGGTGTTTAACAACAGCGTGTTAGGTTTTGTGGCGATGGAGATGAAAGCCGGGGGCTATCTGACGGACGGCACCGAGCTCCACGACACCAACTTCGCGAAGATCGCCGAAGCCTGCGGGATCACCGGCATCCGTGTGGAAAAAGCGTCTGAGGTTGACGAAGCGCTGCAGCGCGCCTTCTCCATCGACGGCCCGGTGCTGGTGGACGTGGTGGTCGCCAAAGAGGAGCTGGCTATTCCGCCGCAGATCAAACTGGAGCAGGCGAAAGGCTTTAGCCTGTATATGCTGCGCGCCATTATCAGCGGGCGCGGCGACGAGGTTATCGAACTGGCAAAAACCAACTGGCTCAGGTAA